A stretch of Pseudorhodobacter turbinis DNA encodes these proteins:
- a CDS encoding peroxidase-related enzyme (This protein belongs to a clade of uncharacterized proteins related to peroxidases such as the alkylhydroperoxidase AhpD.) — protein sequence MTDTTALHLPAADPLDADITAYFAKCEEKLGLVPNVLRAYSFDQAKLRAFMEMYNDLMLAPSGLSKMEREMIAVAVSAENRCVYCLTAHGAALRQLSGDPALAEVIAQNWRAAPLEARQKEMLRFAVKLTNAPKDMEEADRQALRMAGFSDRDIWDIAAVTSFYNMSNRLAAATEMQPNPEYHGADR from the coding sequence CACCTGCCTGCCGCCGACCCGCTTGATGCCGACATTACGGCCTATTTTGCGAAATGTGAGGAAAAGCTGGGATTGGTCCCGAATGTCCTGCGCGCCTACAGCTTTGATCAGGCGAAACTGCGGGCCTTCATGGAAATGTATAACGATCTGATGCTGGCCCCCTCGGGCCTTAGCAAGATGGAACGGGAAATGATCGCCGTTGCCGTCTCGGCCGAGAATCGCTGCGTGTATTGCCTGACGGCCCATGGTGCGGCACTGCGCCAGCTTTCGGGCGATCCGGCATTGGCCGAGGTGATTGCGCAAAACTGGCGGGCGGCGCCCTTGGAGGCACGGCAAAAAGAAATGCTGCGCTTTGCGGTCAAGCTGACGAACGCGCCGAAGGATATGGAGGAAGCCGACCGTCAAGCGCTTCGTATGGCAGGGTTTTCAGATCGTGACATCTGGGATATCGCCGCCGTCACGTCCTTTTACAACATGTCGAACAGGCTTGCCGCCGCCACGGAAATGCAACCAAATCCTGAATATCACGGCGCGGACAGATAG